The genome window GCTCAACGGTTTTCGAGACCGTCCCATTCAACCAGCTCTGGCATCTCTCCGCAACTTTTAAGCAGACCGACACATCGGCCTGAATCATGGCGGAGAGAGAGGGATTCGAACCCTCGGTGGAGTCACCCCCACACACGATTTCCAATCGTGCCGATTAAGCCAGCTCTCGCATCTCTCCGTTAAATTTCTTCGTTCCTTAATCTAGTAAAAAACTCTCGAAGAAGCAAAAGAGATTCCTCTTTCATCACTCCCCCGGTTATTTCTATATCATGACCGTACAGACCTCTATGCCCGAGGTCGTCCACAGAGACACAGGCGCCGCTTCTCGGTTGATTCGCGGCGAACACTACCCTTTCGACTCTGGAAAGAAAAAGGGCTCCGAGGCACATGTGACAGGGTTCCACTGTTACGTAGACCGTCGCGCCATCGAGCCGCCAGTCACCCACCGCTGTTGAGGCCTCCCCAAGAGCAAGCATCTCTGCATGGGCAGATACCAGAGACCTCGTCTCGACCTCGTTATGCCCCCTGCCGATAATCCGGCCATTGAGAACAACGACAGCACCGATAGGTACTTCACCCTGCTCAAGACCTGTCCTGGCCTCCTTCAGGGCCTCACCCATCATCCTGTCATCCATCACTGCCCCGTTGCGACCTTCTCCGGGATCGCTTTCACGAGAGCTTCTATCACAAGAACCAGGACGTCCTCGAATGGAGGCGCCGAGAATACATCCTTGCCTGAAGCGGTCCTGCCGGCTATTCTCCTGTCGAATCCACCCGTGGAATTTTGTATACGGTCTCCCTCGGTACGTATAGCTTCCTTGTAATTCTCGTCAGTTGCTTCCCACATGATCCGGCCTGAACCCGGGGCTACCATCGATAAAGTCATGCCCACCTGAGTGGCCGATGCTGTAGCGCTTTCCCGATAGTCTGCCTCGTCCTTGTTCCAGAGATATACTTCAGAGATAAGTATCATATCAGGATTCAGAGACAGGATCGCTTCCCTGAACTCGTCACTTATCGTTTTGTTTTCCATCCAGTTCAGTCTGAATTTCCCGATCGAAGTGCTGAGTCCGGCTCTGCCGATGGCACCCCTGAATGTATTGGGCGATATGAAGACATAGTCGCCTCTTTCACTAATGAATTCCCAGATTTTTCTGTCCACAAGGATCTCGGACTGCCTCGTCGGATCATCACCCGGTGTTATTGAACTTATCGTCGGAACGACCAGGATGGTCATGACCTTTGCCGAATCGAATTCGGGATCGATTGTGATCACTGAAGGGTGCTGACGCTGGCATCCACCGATCAACACAAGTATTGCTGAAATAACAAAAACATACCTTTTCATGACCTTCTCCCTTTCAGGTAATTCAGGTTTTCCAGTCCGGAAATCCGCCTTTTTAAACATAACAACGCGAACGTAGTGTTGTCAATATCTATTGGGAATGCGTGTTTTGTACTATAAAATACAATGAGAGATATCTCGATAGACGCACATTACATTCAAAAAACAGGCAAGTCACCTTTGCGATGGAGGGTGAAGATGATAAAGAAGTTGTCAGCTCTGGTTTTGACCTGATGGAAACAAAAAGGACAACCTGACCACAAGGGCCTGGCTGTCCTTTTTCTCAAAAACCCGAGACTTCTCTATTCTATCAGACCTGGTATCGAGGCCAGCATCTTTTCCTTTGCTATCAGTCTCTGCCATTTCATTTCGACATCCTTCTCGATCATGTCGATGTCTTCATCCTTCAGGTGACGGAATCTCCCCTGTGACTTCATATAATCTTTGACGGAAGAAGGTTCGAAATCCTTCCAGACCTCGAGCTTCTGCCCTTTTTCAGTGATCTCAAGCAGAGGATATACCTTCGAAGTCACAGCATTCCTTGCGCTCTTGACCGAAAGTTCGGGCGCCATTTTCCACCCTGTCGGACAGGGAGCAAAGATCTGGATATACTTCGTACCCCTGATACCCTTGGCTTTTTTAACCTTTGCCATGAAGTCATGAGGATAAGCGGTCGACGCAGTGGCGATATATGGGATCGAATGCGCCGCCATGATGTCGATCATGTTCTTCTTCGGCTCCGTCTTGTAATTCGTCACAGGTGTGGTAGTCGTCCATGCGCCTACCGGTGTAGACGAGCTTCTCTGGATACCCGTGTTCATATAGGCCTCGTTGTCGTAACAGACATATATTATATCGTCGTTCCTCTCGGCCGCTCCGGACAGGGCCTGCAGGCCGATATCGAATGTGCCGCCATCCCCGGCCCAGGCCATCACAGTGGTCTCTGTATCTCCCCGCATCTCCAGTCCGGCCTTGAGGCCCGAAGCAACTACCGCCGCTGTCTCAAACGCCGTATGATAAATGGGCAGATTTACGGCGGAGTGGGGAAAAGTCCCGTCGATGACCGCCCAGCAGCAGGCGGGAATGACCAGCGCTGTCTCCGGTCCCAACACTTTCAGCGCGAAACGCATGGCTTGGGTGGCACCGCATCCCTGGCAGGCAAGGTGGCCAGACCCCATCAGCTCTTCCAATGGCATTGTCGCTGGCTTCATTTCTTCACCCCTATCCAGTTAATATATCTTTCCGGCTTGTCGTCTCCGATAGCCTTGTCAGCTATCTCCCTGACGACCGATGGTGTAATGTCACGCCCGCCGAGTCCGGCGATGTACCCGACTATCGGAATATCTGTCCTTCCATAGAGG of Candidatus Latescibacterota bacterium contains these proteins:
- a CDS encoding 3-methyl-2-oxobutanoate dehydrogenase subunit beta — its product is MKPATMPLEELMGSGHLACQGCGATQAMRFALKVLGPETALVIPACCWAVIDGTFPHSAVNLPIYHTAFETAAVVASGLKAGLEMRGDTETTVMAWAGDGGTFDIGLQALSGAAERNDDIIYVCYDNEAYMNTGIQRSSSTPVGAWTTTTPVTNYKTEPKKNMIDIMAAHSIPYIATASTAYPHDFMAKVKKAKGIRGTKYIQIFAPCPTGWKMAPELSVKSARNAVTSKVYPLLEITEKGQKLEVWKDFEPSSVKDYMKSQGRFRHLKDEDIDMIEKDVEMKWQRLIAKEKMLASIPGLIE
- a CDS encoding nucleoside deaminase; the protein is MDDRMMGEALKEARTGLEQGEVPIGAVVVLNGRIIGRGHNEVETRSLVSAHAEMLALGEASTAVGDWRLDGATVYVTVEPCHMCLGALFLSRVERVVFAANQPRSGACVSVDDLGHRGLYGHDIEITGGVMKEESLLLLREFFTRLRNEEI